The following coding sequences are from one Nicotiana tomentosiformis chromosome 3, ASM39032v3, whole genome shotgun sequence window:
- the LOC104112129 gene encoding large ribosomal subunit protein eL8y-like: protein MAPKKGVAVAAKKKPVQAKVVNPLFEKRPKQFGIGGALPPKKDLTRFVRWPQVVRIQRKRRILKQRLKVPPSLNQFSKTLDKNLATNLFKMLLKYRPEDKAAKKERLLKRAQAEAEGKTPETKKPIIVKYGLKHITYLIEQNKAQLVVIAHDVDPIELVVWLPALCRKMEIPYCIVKGKARLGSIVHKKTASALCLTTVKNEDKMEFSRILEAIKANFNDKYEENRKKWGGGVMGSKSQARTKAKERVLAKEAAQRMN from the exons ATG GCTCCAAAGAAAGGTGTAGCAGTAGCAGCAAAGAAGAAACCGGTTCAGGCGAAAGTGGTGAATCCACTGTTCGAGAAGCGGCCAAAGCAGTTTGGGATCGGTGGTGCATTGCCGCCCAAGAAGGATCTGACCCGTTTCGTGAGATGGCCTCAGGTTGTTCGTATCCAGAGGAAAAGGAGGATTCTTAAGCAGCGTTTGAAGGTTCCTCCTTCTCTTAACCAATTCTCAAAAACCCTTGACAAGAACCTTG CCACCAACCTGTTCAAGATGCTACTGAAGTACAGGCCTGAAGACAAAGCTGCAAAGAAGGAGCGTCTCTTAAAAAGAGCTCAAGCTGAAGCAGAAGGGAAAACACCCGAGACTAAGAAACCCATTATTGTGAAATATGGTCTTAAGCACATAACCTACCTTATTGAGCAG AACAAAGCACAGTTGGTGGTTATTGCTCATGATGTGGACCCAATAGAGTTAGTCGTGTGGCTGCCAGCATTGTGCAGAAAGATGGAAATTCCGTACTGCATCGTGAAGGGAAAAGCACGTTTAGGATCG ATCGTGCACAAGAAAACTGCTTCGGCTCTATGCTTGACAACTgtgaaaaatgaagataaaatggAGTTCAGCAGAATTTTGGAGGCAATCAAG GCAAACTTCAATGACAAGTATGAGGAAAACAGAAAGAAATGGGGCGGTGGTGTCATGGGATCCAAATCACAAGCCAGAACCAAGGCGAAAGAGAGGGTTCTCGCCAAGGAAGCAGCACAGAGAATGAACTAG